The Bradyrhizobium sp. WSM471 genome includes the window CCTTCGTGGTCGAGGTCACGGACGCGGCGCGCCGGCACCACGTCGAGATGGAAGCGGCCGCCATCGTGCTGCACGACGACGGCGTCTATTTCTGCTACTTGCGCGGCCCCAGCAGGCGCCGACGCAACGTAAAGGATCGAGCGGACCGCCGGATCGAGCGACGCCTGGACGAGAGCCTCGCGGAGCGCAGGGTGTCGCGCAGGGATCGGGGCCGCGGTCTTGGCGGACGAGAAGAGGTGGGGGTGGCCGCTGTGGGGGCGGGGGCGGAACATGATGAAGCATCCGAGGTCGTGGGAGGAACGGGCAGGCTCTCGGTGTGCTTCTGGCTGTCGGTGTCCATGGCCGTCCCTTTCAGATCTCGATGATGAGGCGCTCGTTGAAGCTCTGGTTTTCCCAGCTGCGCTGCTCGCCGGGCCACGGGCCGTAGCCCTTGGCGTTGCTCACCACACGGGTCTCGCCCACGACAGCGTCGAAGGACTCGTGCGTGTGGCCATGGAGCCAGAGGTCTGCGGGAAGCAGTGCGCCGCGCCCGTCGTCCGGCGCCGCGACCATCAGTCGCCGGAGGTCGCTGCGGTAGGCGGGGTCGAGCGTGGGATCGTTGCCCGATCCACCGGGCTCATCGGTCATCTCGGGGATCGGCGCATGGTGAGTGACGATCACCAGTTTGCCGTCGCGGGGCTGGCGCATCACGTCCTTCAGGAAAGCCACCGATTTGAAGTGCCGGGTGAGGGCGTGGTGCGGCAGGAAGCGCCGCTGGTATGCCGACATCCGGATCTTCTTGAAGTCGTTCATGCGCTCGCCGGCGACCATCATCGCGCGATGCGCGTCGCCATTAATTCCGAAGTCGGTCCAGAGCGTGCAGCACGCGAAGGTCACGTCGCCGATCTGGACGGTCTCGTTTTCCAGCACGTGCACGTTCGTGCCGGCGGCCGCCGCTTTGGCCTTCTCGATCGTGCGGTCGATGTCGGTGCCATAGGCTTCGTGGTTGCCGGCCAAGTAGATGACAGGCCGGTCCGGCACCCGCGCCAGCAGCCAGGCGACCCCGCGCTCCATCCTAGGAATCAAGTCGCCGGCGACGACCATGGCGTCGAAGTGCGGACGCTCGGCTGGGGGTGGTAGGTCCCAGCCGCGCGTGGATTCAAGATGGACATCGGAGATAGGCCAGAGACGCACGGCGCTACTCCTCGGTGCCACAGGGCGAGCCATGGGCCGCGCCCTCGACGTCGGCGGACCGCCGGAGAAGGTCGCGGTGGCGCTCCCTGAACTCGACCCTCCAATTGCCAACGCCGCCCAACATCACCGACCTCGACTACACGACGGTTAGAAAGGAACAAAGTAGGAACATTAACCAGTCGAGTCAATAGACCAATTCAGTCTATTCCATATAGGTCTATATATTACGGCTTCCGGTCCGGCGAAATTGCCGGTATTTCAGAGGGATGTTCCGTTTTGAGATCGATAAAAAGCCGCCGATTGACGGGGAAAAAGGCAGGCAGCCGGTCTCCGACTCTTGCTGCGACCAGCAACCCATGGGACGGTTTGCGGGAGCGCACAACGCACGGGCAGGGTGATGGCGGACAAAAAGGCAGCCGGAAAGCCGGGGCGAAAGCCGGTGGACGGCACCAAAAAGCAGTTTCTGTCGTCCATGGACCCCGACGTGATCCGAGCCATCAAGGTAGCGGCCGCGGAGCTGGACAAAAACGCGTCCCAGGTCCTGGAAACGGCCGCCAAGGAGTGGCTCGATCGGTATCGCGCGACGAAAAA containing:
- a CDS encoding metallophosphoesterase, producing the protein MRLWPISDVHLESTRGWDLPPPAERPHFDAMVVAGDLIPRMERGVAWLLARVPDRPVIYLAGNHEAYGTDIDRTIEKAKAAAAGTNVHVLENETVQIGDVTFACCTLWTDFGINGDAHRAMMVAGERMNDFKKIRMSAYQRRFLPHHALTRHFKSVAFLKDVMRQPRDGKLVIVTHHAPIPEMTDEPGGSGNDPTLDPAYRSDLRRLMVAAPDDGRGALLPADLWLHGHTHESFDAVVGETRVVSNAKGYGPWPGEQRSWENQSFNERLIIEI